The following are encoded in a window of Microbacterium sp. LWO13-1.2 genomic DNA:
- a CDS encoding ATP-dependent helicase, producing MSDVLDRFTPATQDWFRGAFAAPTPAQAGAWEAISAGKHALVVAPTGSGKTLSAFLWAIDSVFRERMADAAPPAKGEPRTRILYISPLKALGVDVERNLRSPLVGIGQSARRLGIPAPAVTVGVRSGDTTSSDRRKLVSDPPDILITTPESLYLMLTSRAGETLRGVHTVIIDEVHAVAATKRGAHLAVSLERLDALRQSYDPDAAPAQRIGLSATVRPIDEVARFLGGSSPVEIVAPPASKTFEIGVVVPMDDMTNPPPPPGVPGEAADAEYTEVTGSVWPHVEEAIVDRILQNNSTIVFSNSRRLAERLTGRLNEIYSERMGIALPEATVPAAMMAQAGATAGADPVLAKAHHGSVSKEQRALVEEELKSGVLRCVVATSSLELGIDMGAVDLVIQVEAPPSAASGLQRVGRAGHQVGEISRAAMFPKHRGDVLHTAIVTERMLAGKIEAIQVPRNPLDILAQQTVAASALGAIGVEEWFETVRRSAPFQSLPRSAYEATLDLLAGRYPSDEFAELRPRLVWDRDAGTLTGRPGAQRIAVTSGGTIPDRGLFGVFVAGETTGARVGELDEEMVYESRVGDVFTLGTTSWRIAEITHDRVNVIPAYGQPGKVPFWHGDGIGRPYELGEALGKFSREVSAATPEKAAQRLIDAGLDEQARANLLAHLSEQREATGTLPTDRTLTVERGRDEVGDWRVILHSPYGMKVHAPWALAINARVRERLGVEGSAVASDDGIIVRIPDAEAEPPGAELFVFDPAELEQLVTEEVGGSALFASRFRECAARSLLMPRTNPNRRSPLWQQRQRSAQLLEVARRHPTFPVILETLREVLQDVYDLPSLRKLATAIADRRVRLVETQPAQPSPYARDLLFGYVGAFMYEGDSPLAERRAAALSVDPALLGELLGTVELRELLDPAVITQFEQEAQRLDPDRHARGLEGTADLLRLLGPLDALEVAARLEEPNAASAHLDALVAARRAIPVIIAGATRVAAIEDAGRLRDALGVALPTGIPVAFLDPVADPLGDLVARHARTHGPFPTEAVATRFGIGTAVARHTLQRLENAGRITSGYFLPEAAGSASDIEWCDTEVLRRLRMRSLAAIRGSVEPVPPAAYARFLPEWQHLTRPQEGLDGVLAVIEQLAGVPIPASAWESLILPSRVSDYTPALLDELTASGEVIWSGHGTLPGRDGWVSLHPADLAPFTLPEPDDDLATDSLDARLIESLSAGGAYFAAQLKEMTGAENEQSVLEALWNLTWAGRVTNDTFAPIRGLLGGGSQAHRVTRRAPRARTYRGMSLARSTARPTTAGGRWSLLPTAERDAARRATVTAGLLLDRYGVVTRGAVQAEGVPGGFAQAYRVLAGFEEAGHCRRGYVIEKLGAAQFAASATVDRLRTFAGLSDPPPRKAITLAATDPANPYGAALGWPRREGVSHRPGRKAGGLVVLVDGELVLYLERGGRTVLSFSDDPDALQAAASDLATTARARRLDTLTVEKVNGEGVYGTVLAIALQEAGFVVTPRGYTLRKAI from the coding sequence ATGAGCGACGTGCTCGACCGCTTCACCCCGGCCACGCAGGACTGGTTCCGGGGTGCCTTTGCTGCCCCCACACCGGCCCAGGCGGGCGCGTGGGAAGCGATCTCGGCAGGAAAGCACGCATTGGTCGTCGCACCCACCGGTTCCGGAAAGACCCTGTCCGCTTTCCTGTGGGCGATCGACAGCGTGTTCCGAGAGCGGATGGCGGATGCCGCGCCGCCCGCCAAGGGCGAGCCGCGTACCCGCATCCTCTACATCTCGCCGCTGAAGGCGCTCGGCGTCGACGTCGAACGCAACCTTCGCTCGCCGCTCGTCGGCATCGGGCAATCCGCGCGGCGCCTCGGCATCCCGGCTCCGGCCGTCACCGTCGGCGTCCGCTCCGGCGACACCACCTCCAGCGACCGGCGGAAACTCGTCTCCGACCCGCCCGACATCCTGATCACGACGCCGGAGTCTCTCTATCTGATGCTCACGAGCCGCGCCGGCGAGACGCTGCGCGGCGTGCACACCGTGATCATCGACGAGGTGCACGCGGTCGCGGCGACGAAGCGCGGAGCGCACCTCGCCGTGAGCCTGGAGCGTCTGGATGCGCTGCGGCAGTCGTACGATCCCGATGCCGCGCCCGCGCAGCGCATCGGCCTGTCGGCCACCGTCCGGCCGATCGACGAGGTCGCACGGTTCCTCGGCGGCTCGTCCCCCGTCGAGATCGTCGCTCCACCGGCTTCCAAGACCTTCGAGATCGGCGTCGTCGTCCCGATGGACGACATGACCAATCCCCCGCCACCGCCCGGCGTCCCCGGCGAAGCCGCCGATGCCGAGTACACGGAGGTCACCGGCTCGGTGTGGCCGCACGTCGAGGAGGCGATCGTCGACCGCATCCTGCAGAATAACTCCACGATCGTGTTCTCCAACTCCCGGCGACTCGCCGAGCGTCTCACCGGTCGCCTGAACGAGATCTACTCCGAGCGGATGGGCATCGCTCTTCCCGAGGCCACCGTGCCCGCCGCGATGATGGCGCAGGCCGGCGCCACCGCCGGAGCAGATCCGGTGCTCGCCAAAGCGCACCACGGGTCGGTGTCGAAGGAGCAGCGCGCCCTCGTCGAGGAGGAGCTGAAGTCCGGTGTGCTCCGCTGCGTCGTCGCGACGAGCAGCCTCGAGCTCGGCATCGACATGGGTGCCGTCGACCTCGTCATCCAGGTCGAGGCGCCTCCGTCCGCGGCATCCGGTCTGCAGCGAGTCGGACGAGCGGGCCACCAGGTGGGTGAGATCAGTCGGGCAGCGATGTTCCCCAAGCACCGCGGCGACGTGCTGCACACCGCGATCGTCACGGAGCGGATGCTGGCAGGCAAGATCGAGGCGATCCAGGTCCCGCGCAACCCGCTCGACATCCTCGCCCAGCAGACCGTCGCCGCCAGTGCCCTCGGAGCGATCGGCGTCGAGGAGTGGTTCGAGACGGTGCGGCGCAGCGCGCCCTTCCAGTCGCTCCCCCGTTCGGCGTACGAGGCGACACTCGATCTGCTCGCCGGCCGCTATCCCTCGGACGAGTTCGCCGAGCTCCGCCCGCGCCTGGTCTGGGATCGGGACGCCGGCACGCTCACCGGACGACCGGGAGCCCAGCGGATCGCCGTGACGAGCGGTGGCACCATCCCCGATCGGGGCCTCTTCGGGGTCTTCGTCGCCGGCGAGACGACCGGCGCCCGCGTCGGTGAGCTCGACGAGGAGATGGTCTACGAGTCGCGCGTCGGCGACGTCTTCACCCTCGGCACGACGAGCTGGCGGATCGCCGAGATCACGCACGACCGGGTGAATGTCATCCCCGCATACGGCCAGCCGGGCAAAGTGCCGTTCTGGCACGGCGACGGCATCGGCCGGCCGTACGAGCTCGGCGAGGCGCTCGGGAAGTTCTCCCGCGAGGTGTCGGCGGCCACCCCTGAGAAGGCCGCGCAGCGGCTCATCGATGCCGGTCTCGACGAGCAGGCCCGCGCCAATCTGCTGGCGCACCTCAGCGAGCAGCGCGAGGCCACCGGCACGCTCCCCACCGACCGCACGCTCACGGTGGAGCGCGGGCGCGACGAGGTCGGCGACTGGCGCGTCATCCTCCATTCCCCGTACGGCATGAAAGTGCACGCCCCGTGGGCGCTGGCCATCAACGCGCGCGTTCGGGAACGTCTCGGGGTCGAAGGATCAGCTGTCGCCAGCGACGACGGCATCATCGTGCGCATTCCGGATGCCGAAGCAGAGCCGCCGGGAGCGGAGCTGTTCGTCTTCGACCCGGCCGAGCTGGAACAACTCGTGACGGAAGAGGTCGGCGGCTCCGCTCTCTTCGCCTCGCGCTTCCGGGAGTGCGCAGCGCGGTCGCTGCTGATGCCTCGGACGAATCCGAATCGGCGGTCGCCGCTGTGGCAGCAGCGCCAGCGCTCCGCACAGCTGCTCGAGGTCGCGCGACGGCATCCGACCTTCCCGGTGATCCTGGAGACCCTGCGCGAGGTGCTGCAGGACGTGTACGACCTGCCATCGTTGCGAAAGCTCGCCACCGCGATCGCCGACCGCCGTGTCCGGCTCGTCGAGACGCAGCCGGCGCAACCCTCGCCGTATGCGCGCGATCTGCTGTTCGGCTACGTCGGCGCATTCATGTACGAGGGCGACTCGCCGCTGGCCGAACGTCGCGCCGCCGCGCTCTCGGTCGACCCGGCGCTCCTCGGTGAGCTGCTCGGCACCGTCGAGTTGCGGGAACTCCTCGATCCCGCCGTCATCACACAGTTCGAACAGGAGGCGCAGCGCCTCGATCCCGATCGTCACGCACGGGGGCTCGAGGGCACGGCCGACCTGCTGCGCCTGCTCGGCCCGCTGGATGCCCTCGAGGTCGCCGCGCGGCTGGAGGAGCCGAACGCGGCATCCGCCCACCTCGACGCCCTCGTCGCCGCACGCCGCGCCATCCCGGTCATCATCGCCGGGGCCACCCGGGTCGCCGCGATCGAAGACGCCGGACGCCTGCGCGATGCACTCGGGGTGGCACTGCCCACCGGCATCCCCGTCGCCTTCCTCGACCCGGTCGCCGACCCGCTCGGCGACCTCGTCGCCCGGCACGCCCGCACCCACGGCCCCTTCCCGACCGAGGCCGTGGCCACTCGATTCGGCATCGGCACCGCCGTCGCGCGCCACACGCTGCAACGACTCGAGAACGCCGGACGCATCACCAGCGGCTACTTCCTGCCCGAGGCCGCCGGCAGCGCCTCCGACATCGAATGGTGCGACACCGAGGTGCTGCGCCGACTGCGGATGCGGTCGCTGGCCGCGATCCGCGGGAGCGTGGAGCCGGTGCCACCCGCCGCGTACGCGCGCTTCCTCCCCGAATGGCAGCACCTCACTCGACCGCAGGAGGGCCTCGACGGCGTGCTCGCCGTGATCGAGCAGCTGGCCGGAGTGCCGATCCCGGCGAGCGCGTGGGAATCGCTGATCCTGCCCTCACGCGTCAGCGACTACACGCCGGCCCTGCTCGACGAGCTCACCGCCAGCGGCGAAGTGATCTGGTCGGGACACGGCACGTTGCCAGGGCGCGACGGCTGGGTCTCGTTGCATCCCGCCGATCTCGCGCCGTTCACACTTCCCGAGCCGGACGACGACCTCGCGACCGACTCGCTGGACGCGCGTCTGATCGAATCTCTCAGCGCCGGTGGCGCCTACTTCGCCGCGCAGCTCAAAGAGATGACCGGCGCCGAGAACGAGCAGTCCGTGCTCGAAGCGCTGTGGAACCTGACCTGGGCCGGACGGGTGACGAACGACACCTTCGCGCCGATCCGCGGACTCCTCGGCGGCGGATCGCAGGCGCACCGGGTGACCCGCCGTGCTCCACGGGCCCGAACCTACCGGGGCATGTCCCTGGCACGCTCGACAGCGCGACCGACGACGGCCGGCGGACGGTGGTCGCTGCTCCCCACGGCCGAGAGAGATGCGGCACGCCGGGCGACCGTCACCGCCGGCCTTCTCCTCGATCGCTACGGCGTCGTCACCCGCGGCGCGGTGCAGGCCGAAGGCGTGCCCGGCGGTTTCGCCCAGGCGTATCGCGTGCTCGCCGGCTTCGAAGAGGCTGGGCACTGCCGCCGCGGATACGTGATCGAGAAGCTCGGAGCGGCGCAGTTCGCGGCATCGGCCACGGTCGACCGGCTGCGCACGTTCGCCGGACTCAGCGATCCCCCGCCTCGGAAGGCCATCACCCTCGCCGCCACCGATCCCGCGAATCCCTATGGTGCCGCACTCGGCTGGCCGCGCCGCGAGGGCGTTTCGCACCGTCCTGGGCGGAAGGCGGGTGGCCTGGTCGTGCTCGTCGACGGCGAGCTCGTGCTGTATCTCGAGCGCGGCGGCCGCACCGTGCTGTCGTTCAGCGATGACCCGGATGCGCTGCAGGCCGCGGCATCCGACCTGGCGACCACCGCCAGGGCCAGGCGGCTCGATACGCTGACCGTCGAGAAGGTGAACGGCGAAGGCGTCTACGGCACGGTTCTGGCGATCGCGCTTCAGGAGGCCGGCTTCGTCGTGACCCCCCGCGGGTACACCCTGCGCAAAGCCATCTGA
- a CDS encoding PspC domain-containing protein, with product MNSLVRPRGDRVIAGVCAGIARRFDMKPSTVRILSVILVLFAGLSLWAYILLWILMPNE from the coding sequence ATGAACTCACTCGTACGCCCTCGCGGCGACCGCGTCATCGCCGGCGTCTGCGCCGGCATCGCTCGGCGATTCGATATGAAGCCCTCGACCGTGAGAATCCTCTCCGTCATCCTCGTCCTGTTCGCCGGACTCTCGCTCTGGGCGTACATCCTCCTGTGGATCCTGATGCCGAACGAGTAG
- a CDS encoding PA2928 family protein: MKLTTPATQSGYILNGSSVQTPGWLPPEKPRKEPAKARGVIIVAVVLIAVIGAAIALSASVLAPSARDIEIASTSGIVDIDGEDVAVLVYQDSSRPGLFVSGFQTRISAIRTSDGEQLWDQQLNDDLMGDAVVLAGDADLVYIGSDDGLVILDAATGAVRSQGLEIAGLGADAVLAASAYGYDAEANAVVALAGTGQVMQLPVGQEQATSADATLAGRWKDVLNAGPFYDDTVLVDQVELAVSGEGTTYEVESVSEAVERDALIATSAEGRAVFRTELVDMSILPATDISPRRGVMLDTGQFLDGDFGDIDEDDMQALIEKVMGTGPDGNVPPPPAGLGQGFLLVQHKESVNAELMALSSIDAETGRIVDTVEMKVDALRALTGPGGTTAVIAAAPDAWRPNTMVVLQPDGTLRTVEVGTLPWWQRLFI, from the coding sequence ATGAAGCTCACGACCCCGGCCACGCAATCCGGCTACATCCTGAACGGCTCATCCGTGCAAACGCCCGGTTGGCTGCCGCCTGAGAAACCGCGCAAGGAGCCTGCCAAGGCCCGTGGGGTCATCATCGTGGCGGTGGTGCTGATCGCCGTCATCGGCGCCGCGATCGCGCTGTCCGCGAGCGTGCTCGCGCCCTCCGCCAGGGACATCGAGATCGCGTCGACCTCGGGCATCGTTGACATCGACGGCGAAGACGTCGCGGTCCTCGTCTACCAGGACTCCTCGCGACCGGGGCTCTTCGTATCGGGCTTCCAGACACGGATCTCGGCGATCCGCACCTCCGACGGCGAACAGCTGTGGGATCAGCAGCTCAACGACGATCTGATGGGCGATGCCGTCGTGCTCGCCGGCGATGCGGATCTCGTGTACATCGGCAGCGACGACGGCCTCGTCATCCTGGATGCCGCCACCGGCGCCGTGCGCTCCCAGGGGCTTGAGATCGCCGGTCTCGGCGCCGACGCGGTGCTCGCCGCCAGTGCTTACGGGTATGACGCGGAGGCGAACGCGGTGGTCGCCCTCGCTGGAACCGGGCAGGTCATGCAGTTGCCCGTCGGACAGGAGCAGGCGACGTCCGCCGATGCGACGCTCGCCGGGCGCTGGAAGGACGTGCTGAACGCCGGGCCCTTCTACGACGACACCGTCCTCGTCGACCAGGTCGAACTCGCCGTGTCCGGAGAAGGCACCACCTACGAGGTGGAGTCCGTCTCCGAAGCCGTCGAGCGCGATGCCCTCATTGCGACCTCCGCCGAAGGCCGAGCCGTCTTCCGGACCGAACTCGTCGACATGTCGATTCTTCCGGCCACGGATATCAGCCCCCGACGTGGTGTGATGCTCGATACCGGACAGTTCCTCGACGGAGACTTCGGTGACATCGACGAGGATGACATGCAGGCGCTCATCGAGAAGGTGATGGGCACGGGGCCCGACGGGAACGTGCCGCCGCCGCCCGCGGGTCTCGGGCAGGGGTTCCTGCTCGTGCAGCACAAGGAATCGGTCAACGCCGAACTGATGGCGCTGAGCAGCATCGACGCCGAGACCGGCCGGATCGTCGACACGGTCGAGATGAAGGTCGACGCCCTGCGCGCGCTGACCGGCCCGGGAGGGACGACGGCCGTGATCGCCGCCGCCCCCGACGCCTGGCGGCCGAACACCATGGTGGTCCTGCAACCGGACGGAACTCTCCGAACGGTCGAGGTCGGCACGCTGCCCTGGTGGCAGCGGCTGTTCATCTAG
- a CDS encoding ATP-binding cassette domain-containing protein: MSTPTLHASVTLDRLTLTWPDGSTALDQVSGSFGTGRTGLVGRNGSGKSTLLRLMAGDLESTSGVVQVTGEVAYLPQQLSLDVDRRVADLLGVAGPLDAVRAIAAGDVDPAHFDAVGDDWDIEARAEASLAEAGLDPSFLDRRVGELSGGEAVLVAIAGIRLRRAPITLLDEPTNNLDRDARAKLAAMITSWKGALIVVSHDVALLELMDDTAELYAHTLSVFGGPYSEWRAWLDAEQNAAKQAEVAAAQVLRKEKRQRIEAETKLAHRARTARKAELEKRVPKIVAHGRKMAAEVSAGRLRVEVGEKEEAARAALDQTGHRLRGDASMKIELPDPLVSRSRRIATISDEQRAWVIRGPERTALIGRNGAGKTTLLQRLVESAADAVHNSGESEHIGPERTDSGESGTDLRSYEPRASATAHTGRVGYLPQRIDGLDENSSVIENIAEAAPQIPEKELRNRLARFLIRGGTVDRPVASLSGGERFRVALARVLLADPAPHLVVLDEPTNNLDIDTVDQLVEALRAYRGAVLVVSHDDAFLARLDLDLTLEIDAEGVLAEMN; encoded by the coding sequence ATGTCAACACCAACCCTGCACGCATCGGTCACCCTCGACCGCCTCACCCTCACCTGGCCGGACGGCTCGACCGCGCTCGACCAGGTCTCCGGCTCGTTCGGCACCGGCCGTACCGGGCTGGTCGGCCGCAACGGCTCCGGTAAGTCCACGCTGCTGCGGCTGATGGCCGGCGACCTGGAATCCACGTCCGGCGTGGTCCAGGTCACCGGCGAAGTCGCGTACCTGCCGCAGCAACTGTCCCTCGATGTCGATCGGCGCGTGGCCGATCTTCTCGGTGTCGCCGGCCCGCTCGATGCGGTCCGCGCGATCGCCGCGGGAGATGTCGATCCGGCGCATTTCGACGCGGTCGGCGATGACTGGGATATCGAGGCTCGTGCCGAGGCATCCCTCGCCGAAGCCGGACTCGATCCGTCGTTCCTCGACCGCCGGGTCGGTGAACTCTCCGGCGGCGAGGCCGTGCTCGTCGCGATCGCCGGCATCCGCCTTCGGCGAGCGCCGATCACGCTCCTGGACGAGCCGACCAACAACCTCGATCGAGACGCGCGGGCGAAGCTCGCCGCCATGATCACCTCATGGAAGGGAGCACTCATCGTCGTCAGTCACGACGTCGCACTGCTCGAACTGATGGATGACACCGCCGAACTGTACGCGCACACGCTGAGCGTGTTCGGCGGACCATACTCCGAATGGCGAGCATGGCTGGATGCCGAGCAGAATGCCGCGAAGCAGGCCGAGGTGGCCGCCGCCCAAGTGCTCCGCAAGGAGAAGCGCCAGCGGATCGAGGCCGAGACCAAGCTCGCGCACCGCGCCAGGACCGCTCGCAAGGCGGAACTCGAGAAACGGGTGCCGAAGATCGTCGCGCACGGCCGCAAGATGGCCGCCGAGGTTTCGGCGGGAAGGCTGCGCGTCGAGGTCGGCGAGAAGGAGGAGGCCGCGCGCGCAGCCCTCGATCAGACCGGTCATCGCCTCCGTGGTGACGCCTCGATGAAGATCGAGCTGCCGGATCCGCTGGTGTCACGCAGTCGCCGCATCGCGACGATCAGCGATGAGCAACGCGCGTGGGTCATCCGGGGTCCAGAGCGCACGGCGCTGATCGGACGGAACGGGGCGGGCAAGACCACTCTGCTGCAGCGGCTCGTCGAGAGTGCGGCGGATGCTGTCCACAACTCCGGAGAATCCGAGCACATCGGACCCGAACGAACCGATTCGGGCGAATCTGGGACAGATCTCCGGAGTTATGAACCGCGCGCCAGCGCGACGGCCCATACCGGCAGGGTCGGCTACCTGCCGCAGCGCATCGACGGCCTCGATGAGAACAGCTCGGTGATCGAGAACATCGCGGAAGCGGCACCGCAGATCCCGGAGAAGGAACTGCGCAACCGGCTGGCGCGCTTCCTGATCCGCGGCGGCACCGTGGACCGGCCGGTGGCGAGTCTGTCCGGCGGCGAGCGCTTCCGCGTCGCGCTGGCACGAGTACTGCTCGCCGACCCGGCACCGCATCTCGTCGTGCTGGACGAACCAACGAACAACCTCGACATCGACACGGTCGATCAGCTCGTCGAGGCGCTCCGTGCCTACCGCGGCGCCGTGCTCGTCGTCAGCCACGACGATGCGTTCCTGGCGCGACTCGATCTCGACCTCACACTCGAGATCGACGCGGAAGGGGTGCTTGCCGAGATGAACTAG
- a CDS encoding endonuclease/exonuclease/phosphatase family protein has translation MKITYRRARAAALAAALLVSSVAVTAAPASADYRPADSRPAAATVADMRFATFNASLNRGTEGALVRDLSAPGNAQADAVAEIIQRAAPDVLLINEFDYDAEGAALRLFHDNYLAVPHGDAPAASYPYRYTAPVNTGVPSGFDLNNNGSVSGGDDAWGFGLFPGQYGMAVYSKFPIDEDAIRTFQNFRWADMPGALLPDDPSTPEPADWYSPEELAEFPLSSKSHWDVPIQVSKNKTVHFLVSHPTPPTFDGDEDRNGTRNHDEIRFWADYISGGKTGGYIVDDAGRAGALKGGSLFVIAGDQNADPNDGDSTAGAIDQLLTHPRVNTGSVPTSEGGAEAAELQGGVNLEHLGRSAEDTADFSEPPGNLRVDYVLPSRQIKIVDSGVFWPTAADPLSRLTGTYPFPSSDHRLVWVDADVPGAKSGR, from the coding sequence ATGAAGATCACGTATCGTCGAGCGCGCGCCGCAGCCCTTGCCGCAGCCCTGCTGGTGTCGTCCGTTGCGGTGACCGCCGCCCCCGCGTCCGCGGACTACCGCCCCGCGGACTCCCGCCCCGCGGCCGCTACCGTGGCGGATATGCGATTCGCCACGTTCAACGCCTCGCTCAACCGCGGCACCGAGGGTGCGCTGGTGCGCGATCTGTCGGCACCGGGGAACGCGCAGGCGGATGCTGTCGCGGAGATCATCCAGCGCGCCGCTCCCGACGTGCTGCTGATCAATGAGTTCGACTACGACGCCGAGGGTGCGGCGTTGCGTCTCTTCCACGACAACTACCTTGCGGTTCCGCATGGCGACGCGCCGGCGGCGTCCTACCCCTATCGCTACACCGCGCCGGTGAACACCGGTGTGCCGAGCGGGTTCGATCTCAACAACAACGGAAGCGTGTCCGGCGGCGACGACGCCTGGGGGTTCGGCTTGTTCCCCGGACAGTACGGGATGGCCGTCTACTCGAAGTTCCCGATCGATGAGGACGCGATCCGCACCTTCCAGAACTTCCGCTGGGCCGACATGCCCGGCGCGCTCCTGCCTGACGATCCGAGCACCCCGGAACCGGCTGACTGGTACTCGCCGGAGGAGCTCGCCGAGTTCCCGCTCTCGAGCAAGTCGCACTGGGATGTGCCGATCCAGGTGTCGAAGAACAAGACCGTCCACTTCCTCGTCTCGCACCCCACGCCGCCCACCTTCGATGGCGACGAGGACCGCAACGGCACGCGCAACCACGACGAGATCCGGTTCTGGGCCGATTACATCTCGGGCGGCAAGACCGGTGGGTACATCGTCGACGATGCGGGCCGTGCCGGTGCTCTGAAGGGCGGCTCTCTGTTCGTCATCGCCGGCGACCAGAACGCCGACCCGAACGATGGCGACTCGACCGCGGGCGCGATCGATCAGTTGCTGACGCACCCCAGGGTGAACACCGGATCGGTGCCGACCAGCGAGGGCGGCGCGGAGGCGGCGGAGCTGCAGGGCGGGGTCAATCTCGAACACCTCGGTCGTTCCGCGGAGGACACCGCCGACTTCTCCGAGCCCCCGGGCAACTTGCGCGTCGACTACGTGCTGCCGAGCCGACAGATCAAGATCGTCGATTCCGGCGTGTTCTGGCCGACCGCGGCCGATCCGCTCTCCCGTCTCACGGGCACCTACCCGTTCCCGTCGAGCGACCACCGACTCGTGTGGGTGGATGCCGACGTTCCCGGTGCGAAGTCCGGGCGCTGA
- a CDS encoding alpha/beta fold hydrolase, producing MSSSLVIDAAATLWAPEKREGMPLIVLLHGYGADENDLFGLVPYLPDGIAVASVAAPLAPPWPMPGRSWYPIEGLNGRDYTAVSAAAESLLAWLDAHAPTSDIALLGFSQGAAVSLQALRLAPERFGAVVALSGYVAPGDLPHDEALRERRPPVFWGRGSHDDVIPAFLVDHTAQWLPEHSELSGRVYPGLTHSISEQELTDVGVFVTKWRDAVAEAAGKS from the coding sequence ATGAGTTCTTCCCTCGTCATCGACGCCGCGGCGACCCTGTGGGCGCCCGAGAAGCGGGAAGGGATGCCGCTGATCGTGCTCCTGCACGGCTACGGTGCCGATGAGAACGATCTCTTCGGTCTGGTTCCCTATCTCCCTGACGGGATCGCCGTGGCATCCGTCGCCGCTCCCCTGGCCCCGCCCTGGCCGATGCCCGGGCGATCCTGGTATCCGATCGAGGGTCTCAACGGGCGCGACTACACAGCCGTGTCGGCGGCGGCCGAATCGCTTCTCGCCTGGCTCGACGCCCATGCCCCGACATCCGATATCGCGCTCCTCGGGTTCTCTCAGGGCGCCGCCGTGTCTCTGCAGGCACTCCGCCTCGCGCCAGAGCGCTTCGGCGCGGTGGTCGCACTCAGCGGCTACGTCGCGCCAGGCGATCTCCCCCATGACGAAGCGCTGCGCGAGCGGCGTCCGCCGGTCTTCTGGGGGCGCGGCTCGCACGACGACGTCATCCCGGCGTTCCTCGTCGACCACACCGCCCAGTGGCTGCCCGAACACTCCGAACTTTCCGGACGTGTGTATCCCGGCCTCACCCACAGCATCTCGGAGCAGGAGCTCACGGATGTGGGCGTTTTCGTCACCAAGTGGCGGGATGCCGTCGCCGAGGCAGCCGGCAAGAGCTGA
- a CDS encoding DUF4916 domain-containing protein, protein MSVRTPDPDPEPNDGLGGFGDGSTGGNPGWLTDVELEEARRRLPMLYVEAIPVRTDGSGQVTEIGILLRSTPMGEMTRTIVSGRVRFGETIRDALFRHVENDLGPMAFPLLPPQPLPFTVAEYFPIPGVSAYHDDRQHAVSLAFVVPVTGTCEPRQDALEVTWFPPEAAASDAVSAEMEGGRGTLIRLALANLGLLR, encoded by the coding sequence ATGTCCGTGCGCACCCCTGACCCCGACCCCGAACCGAATGACGGTCTCGGCGGTTTCGGCGACGGCTCAACCGGCGGGAACCCGGGCTGGCTGACCGACGTCGAGCTCGAGGAGGCGCGTCGCCGGCTTCCCATGCTCTACGTCGAGGCCATCCCGGTGCGCACCGACGGGTCAGGGCAGGTGACCGAGATCGGTATCCTGCTGCGGTCCACTCCGATGGGGGAGATGACCAGGACGATCGTGTCCGGCCGGGTCCGCTTCGGCGAGACCATCCGCGATGCGCTGTTCCGGCACGTCGAGAATGACCTCGGGCCGATGGCGTTCCCGTTGCTGCCGCCGCAGCCGCTGCCGTTCACGGTGGCCGAGTACTTCCCGATCCCTGGAGTCAGCGCGTACCACGACGACCGGCAGCATGCGGTGTCTCTGGCGTTCGTCGTGCCGGTCACCGGCACCTGCGAGCCGCGTCAGGACGCGCTCGAGGTCACCTGGTTCCCGCCGGAGGCCGCTGCGTCCGACGCGGTTTCGGCCGAGATGGAGGGCGGCCGAGGCACTCTGATCCGCCTGGCGCTCGCGAACCTGGGGCTGCTCCGCTAG